Proteins encoded by one window of Dreissena polymorpha isolate Duluth1 chromosome 11, UMN_Dpol_1.0, whole genome shotgun sequence:
- the LOC127851036 gene encoding uncharacterized protein LOC127851036 isoform X2 has translation MSEQSNMSRIKVTESDIDSIDDIRTADVRRLLKRNLLCDGTTRAHNEDSLNKGQQNERTKMDNLIVLYKEAYALIKENDTFFSGIFKWNQNIMTDLTNGIENLKNYRSPILVLGETGAGKTSFINLLLGERLLPTSLHSNTHTICELSNSPSGNLDADVEYVDKPKEEGVKTFSNKDNPKEFVEFMKVEAVKTNVRKITVHAPFNILKNNVVIVDSPGVGETQEMTDVVLGYVEKAAVFIFVIDMMNAGGVQQRVPTNEKEIVINDTVERLLELCHELDSSQIIPFSTTEAQSFQDEGAVAPRFKTVLARLSQMIPATQFMTTHKAQTWLRDVLEKSLHITRAHIENSRLSEKQLLDKKTMAQQRIKDLGKEMNAFISEQRGNVAKRIQEGAAEMYDRVNTEQTKGHVCRFDSAALPTNSKWHDAAANIRTQLFEKNNKSNEFAEIRRKHRRPN, from the exons AATGAAGATTCGTTGAATAAGGGACAACAAAATGAACGAACTAAAATGGACAATCTGATTGTATTGTATAAAGAAGCATACGCGTTGATAAAAGAAAACGACACATTTTTCTCTGGTATTTTTAAATGGAACCAAAATATAATGACTGACTTAACAAACGGCATTGAAAATCTTAAAAATTACAGATCTCCGATCTTAGTCCTAG GAGAAACCGGTGCCGGCAAAACATCTTTCATTAACTTGTTGTTAGGAGAACGTCTCCTGCCAACCAGCCTGCATAGCAACACACACACCATATGTGAACTGAGTAACAGTCCCTCAGGCAATCTTGACGCCGATGTAGAATATGTTGATAAACCAAAAGAAGagggtgtcaaaacattttctAATAAAGACAATCCTAAAGAATTCGTTGAATTCATGAAAGTTGAAGCAGTAAAGACAAATGTCCGAAAGATAACTGTGCATGcgccatttaatattttaaag AATAACGTTGTCATCGTTGACAGTCCAGGTGTTGGTGAAACACAGGAAATGACAGATGTTGTTTTGGGCTATGTCGAGAAAGCTGCAGTTTTCATTTTCGTCATTGATATGATGAATGCCGGTGGAGTGCAACAAAGG gTACCAACGAATGAAAAGGAAATCGTCATTAACGACACAGTCGAGCGattactagagctttgtcacgaATTGGATTCAAGTCAAATAATTCCATTTTCAACAACTGAAGCACAGTCGTTTCAAGATGAAGGTGCAGTGGCTCCTAGATTCAAAACAGTGTTGGCTAGACTTTCACAGATGATTCCTGCTACCCAATTCATGACCACACATAAGGCGCAAAC ATGGTTGAGAGATGTTTTAGAGAAAAGCCTACACATAACTCGCGCACACATAGAAAACTCTCGCCTAAGCGAGAAACAACTTCTCGACAAGAAAACAATGGCACAGCAGAGAATTAAAGATCTAGGAAAAGAGATGAACGCGTTTATATCTGAACAAAGAGGAAACGTTGCCAAGAGAATTCAAGAGGGGGCCGCGGAAATGTATGATCGAGTTAATACCGAGCAAACAAAAGGACACGTATGCAG ATTCGATTCAGCAGCTTTACCAACAAATAGCAAGTGGCACGATGCTGCTGCCAATATTCGAACACagctctttgaaaaaaataataaaagcaatGAATTTGCCGAAATTCGCCGAAAACATAGAAGGCCAAATTAA
- the LOC127851036 gene encoding uncharacterized protein LOC127851036 isoform X3, producing the protein MDNLIVLYKEAYALIKENDTFFSGIFKWNQNIMTDLTNGIENLKNYRSPILVLGETGAGKTSFINLLLGERLLPTSLHSNTHTICELSNSPSGNLDADVEYVDKPKEEGVKTFSNKDNPKEFVEFMKVEAVKTNVRKITVHAPFNILKNNVVIVDSPGVGETQEMTDVVLGYVEKAAVFIFVIDMMNAGGVQQRVPTNEKEIVINDTVERLLELCHELDSSQIIPFSTTEAQSFQDEGAVAPRFKTVLARLSQMIPATQFMTTHKAQTWLRDVLEKSLHITRAHIENSRLSEKQLLDKKTMAQQRIKDLGKEMNAFISEQRGNVAKRIQEGAAEMYDRVNTEQTKGHVCRFDSAALPTNSKWHDAAANIRTQLFEKNNKSNEFAEIRRKHRRPN; encoded by the exons ATGGACAATCTGATTGTATTGTATAAAGAAGCATACGCGTTGATAAAAGAAAACGACACATTTTTCTCTGGTATTTTTAAATGGAACCAAAATATAATGACTGACTTAACAAACGGCATTGAAAATCTTAAAAATTACAGATCTCCGATCTTAGTCCTAG GAGAAACCGGTGCCGGCAAAACATCTTTCATTAACTTGTTGTTAGGAGAACGTCTCCTGCCAACCAGCCTGCATAGCAACACACACACCATATGTGAACTGAGTAACAGTCCCTCAGGCAATCTTGACGCCGATGTAGAATATGTTGATAAACCAAAAGAAGagggtgtcaaaacattttctAATAAAGACAATCCTAAAGAATTCGTTGAATTCATGAAAGTTGAAGCAGTAAAGACAAATGTCCGAAAGATAACTGTGCATGcgccatttaatattttaaag AATAACGTTGTCATCGTTGACAGTCCAGGTGTTGGTGAAACACAGGAAATGACAGATGTTGTTTTGGGCTATGTCGAGAAAGCTGCAGTTTTCATTTTCGTCATTGATATGATGAATGCCGGTGGAGTGCAACAAAGG gTACCAACGAATGAAAAGGAAATCGTCATTAACGACACAGTCGAGCGattactagagctttgtcacgaATTGGATTCAAGTCAAATAATTCCATTTTCAACAACTGAAGCACAGTCGTTTCAAGATGAAGGTGCAGTGGCTCCTAGATTCAAAACAGTGTTGGCTAGACTTTCACAGATGATTCCTGCTACCCAATTCATGACCACACATAAGGCGCAAAC ATGGTTGAGAGATGTTTTAGAGAAAAGCCTACACATAACTCGCGCACACATAGAAAACTCTCGCCTAAGCGAGAAACAACTTCTCGACAAGAAAACAATGGCACAGCAGAGAATTAAAGATCTAGGAAAAGAGATGAACGCGTTTATATCTGAACAAAGAGGAAACGTTGCCAAGAGAATTCAAGAGGGGGCCGCGGAAATGTATGATCGAGTTAATACCGAGCAAACAAAAGGACACGTATGCAG ATTCGATTCAGCAGCTTTACCAACAAATAGCAAGTGGCACGATGCTGCTGCCAATATTCGAACACagctctttgaaaaaaataataaaagcaatGAATTTGCCGAAATTCGCCGAAAACATAGAAGGCCAAATTAA